TACCGATAATCCCGTACAGCGGGGTGCGCAGCTCGTGGCTGACGGTGGCGAGGAACATCGATTTCGACTGGCTGGCCTGTTCGGCCGACTGGGCCATATCCTGCAACGACTCTTCCATTTTGACGCGCGCGGAGACATCTACCAGCACGCAGATGGCGACGTTCTCATTGCGATAGCGCGAGTGCACAAAACTGATCTGCAGGTTGGTGTTGTTGCTGGTCAGCACGTCGACGAAGTTGACCTGCTGTCCGCAGATGATCTGCGTCAGCCTCTGGCGGTCCTCGTGAGTCAGCATATTCAGATAGTTATGCGCCAGCTCGTTACTGAGGATGTTGGTGCCATCCAGGGTGCGCAGAATACAGATCCCCACCGGCGCAGAGGCGACAATCTTGCGGTTGAACTGCTCATGCTCTTCGAGGCGCTGGGCGTCGATCTCCGCCGGGATAAAGATTTTGCGCTCGTACATTCGCGCAAGGGTAAAGAGCGCAATCCCCACCAGCACGTTGAGCAGCACCGAGTTGAGGATCAACATGCGGATACGCTCCAGCACCATGTCCACCGGCACGGAATAGACGATGCTCAGGGACGATGGCGGCAGGCTCTTTTTCAGCACCAGCTCGCGGAAACCGGAGGTATAACCAAACCACGACCGCTCCTGCATCCAGCGGGGGTCGACCTTGAGGCGGGTTTCCGGCCCCACCAGCGAGATAAGAGAGTGGCCATTTTCATCGAGAATGGTCACGCCCATCGGCAGGTTACCGGGGGTGAAGAAGTTCTCCATGCGGATAGTCTGCTCGGTGCCGAGCATCGCCTGCAGGCGGTTAGCCAGATAGACCGGTGTCATGGCGTAGAAGTACCCTACCCCGGGACGCGGGCCCTGGCCGATCCAGAACAGATTATTGCCGCGCTCATCCTGCGGCGCATTGCGGTATTTCATGATCCGCTCGTGCAGGCTTTTCAGGGCATTGTCACGATCTACCGGCACGTCACGCAGGCCAAAGTTGGCCATACAGAGGTTTTCGCTGCCAATCAGAAAGACCCGGTTCAGATCGTAGGCTGCCGAGAAGTTATCGCGCCAGTAGCGCATAAACCAGGCCAGCGACTCCAGCGAGCTCCGCCATGCCGGGCCCATCGCCGAGCAGTCGGAATCGGGGAACAGCGGCTCAAAGTTGGGGATCTCAGTTTTACTGTCGCGCCCGCGGGTAGCCAGCACGCCGTTTTCTGCCGTCAGACGGTTTTCCGCGATGTACTTGAGCTCCTTCATGACGTCGGCGGTGCGCTGAATGTAGCGCTGGGACTGATCGTAGCTGAGATTAAACTCCTGACGGATCTCCGACTCCTTCTGGTGCAGCGCGTTAACGATGTAAAACACCGAAAACAGTGCGATTAACACCCAGATCAGGAGCGCCAGCGCCCGAAATAGATAGCGAGAAACTTTCAGCGTGGTTCGAAAGGAGACGAGGTATTTCAAGGGGGCGAGGCTCCGCCATCAGGGTCAAAAGGAATGGCTTAAGGTAGCGGTAAACGCACGCGGTCGCAATGTTCGGTTGTCTGCAATTGCGTGTACCTGCAAAAGAAAAGGGCCGGAGACCGGCCCTTTATCGTCAGGAGACGTTACTCTTCAGCATCATCTGCTGCATCGTCGTCGGTGTCCGCTTCCGGTGCGATCTCATCGTCACCTTCTGCGACGCTGCCGTCGATAGAGTCGAGCTCTTCGTCATCCACTGGCTCAGCAACACGCTGCAGACCCACCACGTTTTCATCTTCCGCGGTACGGATGAGGATCACGCCCTGGGTATTACGGCCCACCACGCTGATTTCCGACACGCGAGTACGCACCAGCGTACCGGCATCGGTGATCATCATGATCTGGTCGGCATCATCAACCTGGACCGCGCCAACAACGGAGCCGTTGCGCTCGGTCACTTTGATCGAGATAACGCCCTGCGTGCCGCGGGACTTGGTTGGATACTCGTCCTGGGCGGTACGTTTACCGTAGCCGTTCTGCGTGACGGTCAGGATCGCTCCCTCGCCGCGCGGAACAATCAGGGAAACGACGCTGTCTTCGCCCGCCAGTTTGATGCCACGTACGCCGGTCGCGGTACGACCCATGGCGCGCACTGCGCTCTCTTTGAAGCGCACCACTTTACCGGCGGCAGAGAACAGCATCACTTCGTCGGAACCGGAGGTCAGATCCACACCAATCAGTTCGTCGCCTTCGTTCAGATTGACGGCGATAATGCCGGCAGAACGTGGACGGCTGAACTCGGTCAGAGCGGTCTTCTTCACCGTACCGCTGGCGGTCGCCATAAAGACGTTCACGCCTTCTGCGTACTCGCGAACCGGCAGGATAGCGGTGATACGCTCGTTCTGCTCCAGCGGCAGCAGGTTGACGATTGGACGTCCACGCGCGCCACGGCTCGCTTCCGGCAGCTGATAAACCTTCATCCAGTACAGACGGCCCCGGCTGGAGAAGCAGAGGATAGTGTCGTGGGTGTTGGCCACCAGCAGGCGGTCAATAAAGTCTTCTTCTTTGATACGTGCCGCTGACTTGCCTTTGCCGCCACGACGCTGTGCTTCGTAGTCGGTTAACGGCTGGTACTTCACGTAGCCCTGGTGAGACAGGGTCACAACAACGTCTTCCTGGTTGATCAGGTCTTCGATGTTGATATCAGCGGTGTTCGCCGTGATTTCGGTGCGACGCTCATCGCCGAACTGATCGCGGACCAGCTCCAGCTCTTCGCGGATCACTTCCATCAGACGATCGGCGCTGCCGAGGATATGCAGCAGCTCGGCAATCTGTTCCAGCAGCTCTTTGTACTCGTCGAGCAGTTTTTCGTGCTCAAGGCCGGTCAGTTTCTGCAGACGCAGATCCAGAATCGCCTGGGCCTGCTGCTCGGTCAGGTAATACTGACCATCACGCACGCCGAACTCGGGCTCCAGCCACTCCGGACGCGCAGCATCATCGCCCGCACGCTCCAGCATCGCAGAGACATTGCCCAGCGCCCATGGCTGAGCCACTAACGCCGCTTTCGCTTCAGCAGGGGTTGGTGCACGACGAATCAGCTCGATGATTGGATCGATGTTCGCCAGCGCAACCGCCAGGGCTTCAAGGATGTGCGCACGATCGCGGGCTTTACGCAGTTCGAAAATGGTACGACGGGTCACCACTTCGCGGCGGTGACGCACGAACGCGCTCAGGATGTCTTTCAGGTTCATGATCTTCGGCTGACCATGGTGCAGCGCAACCATATTGATCCCGAAGGAGACCTGAAGCTGCGTCAGGGAGTACAGGTTGTTAAGAACCACTTCCCCTACCGCGTCACGTTTGATCTCAATCACGACGCGCATGCCGTCTTTATCAGACTCATCACGCAGCGCGCTGATACCTTCAATACGTTTCTCTTTAACCAGCTCGGCAATCTTCTCGATCAGGCGCGCTTTGTTCACCTGATACGGAATTTCGTGGACGATAATGGTCTCACGGCCGGTTTTGGCGTCGGCTTCCACTTCAGCGCGGGCACGAATATAGATCTTGCCGCGACCGGTACGGTAGGCTTCTTCAATACCGCGACGGCCATTAATGATGGCGGCGGTCGGGAAGTCCGGGCCCGGGATGTGTTCCATCAGCCCTTCAATGCTGATCTCTTCATCGTCGATATAGGCCAGGCAGCCGTTGATCACTTCCGTGATGTTGTGCGGCGGAATGTTGGTCGCCATACCTACGGCGATACCGGATGCACCGTTTACCAGCAGGTTAGGGATCTTGGTTGGCATCACATCCGGAATGCGCTCGGTGCCGTCGTAGTTATCGACGAAATCAACGGTCTCTTTTTCCAGATCGGCCATCAGTTCATGGGCGATTTTCGACATACGGATTTCCGTATAACGCATCGCCGCGGCGGAGTCGCCGTCGACTGAACCGAAGTTACCCTGACCATCAACCAGCATGTAACGCAGTGAGAATGGCTGCGCCATACGGACGATGGTGTCATAAACTGCTGTATCACCATGCGGGTGATATTTACCGATTACGTCACCAACGACACGGGCAGATTTTTTGTAGGCTTTATTCCAGTCATTGCCCAATACGTTCATGGCGTATAGTACGCGACGGTGTACCGGCTTAAGTCCATCGCGGACATCCGGCAGCGCACGGCCAACAATGACCGACATCGCATAATCCAGATAGGAGCTCTTCAGCTCTTCCTCGATGTTAACCGGTGTAATTTCTCTCGCAAGGTCGCTCATCTAACCGCTATCCCTCTACTGTATCCCGGATTCAAAGGTCGGAAATTATAACACACCCGCTTAGGTTTAAACTAATTTGCTTTGTTATCCTGATATACTTCCTCGTCTTTAAATTACGGAGTAAAAGCGTCCATGAATGCGGAAAAATCCCCGGTGGCTCACAACGTTGACCATGAAGAGATCGCCAAATTTGAAGCGGTGGCGTCCCGATGGTGGGATCTCGAAGGTGAGTTTAAACCTCTGCACCGCATTAACCCCCTGCGTCTGGGCTATATCGCAGAGCG
This Leclercia sp. S52 DNA region includes the following protein-coding sequences:
- the gyrA gene encoding DNA topoisomerase (ATP-hydrolyzing) subunit A; protein product: MSDLAREITPVNIEEELKSSYLDYAMSVIVGRALPDVRDGLKPVHRRVLYAMNVLGNDWNKAYKKSARVVGDVIGKYHPHGDTAVYDTIVRMAQPFSLRYMLVDGQGNFGSVDGDSAAAMRYTEIRMSKIAHELMADLEKETVDFVDNYDGTERIPDVMPTKIPNLLVNGASGIAVGMATNIPPHNITEVINGCLAYIDDEEISIEGLMEHIPGPDFPTAAIINGRRGIEEAYRTGRGKIYIRARAEVEADAKTGRETIIVHEIPYQVNKARLIEKIAELVKEKRIEGISALRDESDKDGMRVVIEIKRDAVGEVVLNNLYSLTQLQVSFGINMVALHHGQPKIMNLKDILSAFVRHRREVVTRRTIFELRKARDRAHILEALAVALANIDPIIELIRRAPTPAEAKAALVAQPWALGNVSAMLERAGDDAARPEWLEPEFGVRDGQYYLTEQQAQAILDLRLQKLTGLEHEKLLDEYKELLEQIAELLHILGSADRLMEVIREELELVRDQFGDERRTEITANTADINIEDLINQEDVVVTLSHQGYVKYQPLTDYEAQRRGGKGKSAARIKEEDFIDRLLVANTHDTILCFSSRGRLYWMKVYQLPEASRGARGRPIVNLLPLEQNERITAILPVREYAEGVNVFMATASGTVKKTALTEFSRPRSAGIIAVNLNEGDELIGVDLTSGSDEVMLFSAAGKVVRFKESAVRAMGRTATGVRGIKLAGEDSVVSLIVPRGEGAILTVTQNGYGKRTAQDEYPTKSRGTQGVISIKVTERNGSVVGAVQVDDADQIMMITDAGTLVRTRVSEISVVGRNTQGVILIRTAEDENVVGLQRVAEPVDDEELDSIDGSVAEGDDEIAPEADTDDDAADDAEE
- the rcsC gene encoding two-component system sensor histidine kinase RcsC, whose protein sequence is MKYLVSFRTTLKVSRYLFRALALLIWVLIALFSVFYIVNALHQKESEIRQEFNLSYDQSQRYIQRTADVMKELKYIAENRLTAENGVLATRGRDSKTEIPNFEPLFPDSDCSAMGPAWRSSLESLAWFMRYWRDNFSAAYDLNRVFLIGSENLCMANFGLRDVPVDRDNALKSLHERIMKYRNAPQDERGNNLFWIGQGPRPGVGYFYAMTPVYLANRLQAMLGTEQTIRMENFFTPGNLPMGVTILDENGHSLISLVGPETRLKVDPRWMQERSWFGYTSGFRELVLKKSLPPSSLSIVYSVPVDMVLERIRMLILNSVLLNVLVGIALFTLARMYERKIFIPAEIDAQRLEEHEQFNRKIVASAPVGICILRTLDGTNILSNELAHNYLNMLTHEDRQRLTQIICGQQVNFVDVLTSNNTNLQISFVHSRYRNENVAICVLVDVSARVKMEESLQDMAQSAEQASQSKSMFLATVSHELRTPLYGIIGNLDLLQTKELPRGVDRLVTAMNNSSSLLLKIISDILDFSKIESEQLKIEPREFSPREVMNHISANYLPLVVRKQLGLYCFIEPDVPVSLQGDPMRLQQVISNLLSNAIKFTDMGCIVMHVAKAGDYLSIRVRDTGVGIPAKEVVKLFDPFFQVGTGVQRNFQGTGLGLAICEKLISMMDGDISVDTEPGMGSQFTIRIPLYAAQSPANGLIEGLSDKRCWLAVNNASLYAYLESLLTPHGIRVARYAGQTPDAEDILITDDELTHPWQGKAAVIFCRRHIGIAQERAHGEWVNSVAAPHELIALLARIYRIELDAGDGSAALPSPESAQSLNEDMMILVVDDHPINRRLLADQLGSLGYQCKTANDGVDALNVLSKNHIDIVLSDVNMPNMDGYRLTQRIRQLGLTLPVVGVTANALAEEKQRCLESGMDSCLSKPVTLDVLKQTLSVYADRVRKTRG